A genomic window from Thioalkalivibrio sp. ALJ12 includes:
- the dusB gene encoding tRNA dihydrouridine synthase DusB — MQLGPHHFPGPPVFLAPMAGVSDRPLRLIARRLGASAAVSEMVTSDTRLWGSDKSRHRLDHRQEPRPRIVQLLGNEPEPLAEAARENVRRGADVIDLNLGCPAKKVCSKAAGSALLGEPERVRELLTALVESVEVPVTLKMRLGLDRERINAETIAGIAQDCGIAMLTVHGRTRADAYRGTADYEAIARVVRAVSIPVLANGDVVDIDSARRALATTGATGLMIGRGAQGRPWLPGQIRAALAGEPVPVDPTWDARLALIEEHLQALHAQYGEMQGVRIARKHLGWYLQHMGLGEDPTRAARASLLAATTASEQLGRLRAILSGITSEAA, encoded by the coding sequence ATGCAGCTCGGCCCCCACCATTTCCCCGGCCCACCCGTGTTCCTGGCCCCGATGGCCGGGGTCAGTGACCGGCCGTTGCGCCTGATCGCGCGGCGCCTGGGCGCGAGCGCGGCTGTCTCGGAGATGGTCACCTCGGACACGCGCCTGTGGGGCAGCGACAAGAGCCGGCACCGGCTGGACCACCGCCAGGAACCCCGCCCGCGCATCGTGCAACTGCTGGGCAACGAACCCGAACCGCTGGCCGAGGCCGCGCGCGAGAACGTGCGCCGCGGGGCGGACGTGATCGACCTGAACCTCGGCTGCCCCGCCAAGAAGGTCTGCAGCAAGGCCGCAGGCTCGGCCCTGCTGGGGGAACCGGAGCGGGTACGCGAGCTGCTGACCGCACTGGTGGAAAGCGTCGAGGTCCCGGTCACGCTGAAGATGCGCCTGGGGCTGGATCGCGAGCGGATCAACGCCGAGACCATCGCGGGCATCGCGCAGGATTGCGGCATCGCGATGCTGACCGTGCACGGGCGCACCCGCGCCGACGCCTATCGGGGCACGGCCGACTACGAGGCCATCGCGCGTGTGGTACGCGCCGTTTCCATCCCGGTGCTGGCCAACGGCGATGTAGTCGACATCGACAGTGCGCGCCGGGCGCTCGCAACCACCGGCGCGACCGGACTGATGATCGGGCGCGGGGCACAGGGGCGCCCCTGGCTACCCGGCCAGATCCGCGCCGCCCTCGCCGGCGAACCGGTGCCAGTCGACCCGACATGGGATGCGCGTCTTGCGCTGATCGAGGAGCATTTGCAGGCATTGCATGCGCAATACGGCGAAATGCAGGGCGTGCGTATCGCGCGCAAGCACCTGGGCTGGTATCTTCAGCACATGGGTCTCGGGGAGGACCCAACCCGGGCGGCACGGGCTTCCCTTCTCGCCGCCACTACCGCTAGTGAACAGCTTGGGCGCCTGCGCGCCATTCTGTCAGGAATCACAAGCGAGGCCGCATGA
- a CDS encoding BolA family transcriptional regulator: MTMQETITRKLEERFAPEHLEVVNESHMHNVPPGSESHFKVTVVSEAFRDQKLIARHRLVNQALADELAGGIHALALHTLDPDQWFERAGKVADSPPCMGGDGGKA, translated from the coding sequence ATGACCATGCAGGAGACCATTACCCGGAAGCTGGAGGAGCGCTTTGCGCCCGAGCATCTGGAGGTGGTGAACGAGAGCCACATGCACAACGTGCCGCCGGGTTCGGAGTCGCATTTCAAGGTCACGGTGGTGTCCGAGGCCTTTCGTGACCAGAAGCTGATCGCGCGGCACCGGCTGGTGAACCAGGCCCTGGCCGACGAACTGGCCGGTGGCATCCACGCCCTGGCGCTGCACACGCTGGACCCGGACCAGTGGTTCGAGCGCGCCGGCAAGGTCGCCGACTCCCCGCCCTGCATGGGTGGCGACGGCGGCAAGGCCTGA
- the prmA gene encoding 50S ribosomal protein L11 methyltransferase, protein MSLAELQCQIAPEQAEPLEDALFELGAVSVELHDGADEPLFEPPLGTHPLWSSVCLKAVFADATQAELAAASLERLQPAPESISVVAIEDQDWVRAGLDGLGAIHCGGPLWIVPSWETPPDVEDGVFVHLDPGLAFGTGNHPTTAMCLKSLAANPPRDQQVLDYGCGSGILAIAALKLGARHAVGTDIDRQAVQATYSNAAENDISEDRIEVGLTDHPVPNAGFDLVIANILAKPLIDLAPELARAARPGARLLLAGLLERQADEVMAAYADAFDIGIEDTREGWALLSGRRR, encoded by the coding sequence ATGAGCCTCGCCGAGCTGCAGTGCCAGATTGCCCCGGAGCAGGCCGAGCCCCTGGAGGATGCCCTGTTCGAGCTTGGCGCCGTCAGCGTGGAGCTCCACGACGGCGCCGACGAGCCGCTGTTCGAGCCCCCGCTGGGTACCCATCCGCTTTGGTCCAGCGTGTGCCTGAAGGCCGTGTTCGCCGACGCCACCCAGGCCGAGCTGGCCGCGGCCTCGCTGGAGCGACTCCAGCCGGCGCCGGAATCCATCTCCGTGGTCGCGATCGAGGATCAGGACTGGGTGCGCGCGGGGCTCGATGGCCTGGGCGCCATCCACTGCGGGGGCCCGCTGTGGATCGTGCCCTCCTGGGAGACCCCGCCCGACGTCGAGGATGGCGTGTTCGTGCATCTCGACCCGGGCCTGGCCTTTGGCACCGGCAATCACCCGACCACCGCGATGTGCCTGAAATCACTGGCGGCGAACCCGCCACGCGACCAGCAGGTGCTCGACTACGGCTGCGGCTCCGGCATCCTCGCGATCGCGGCGCTGAAGCTGGGGGCACGACATGCGGTGGGCACCGACATCGACCGCCAGGCCGTCCAGGCCACCTACAGCAATGCGGCGGAAAACGACATCTCCGAGGACCGGATCGAGGTCGGACTGACCGATCACCCGGTACCCAATGCCGGCTTTGATCTGGTTATTGCCAACATCCTGGCCAAGCCCCTGATCGACCTCGCCCCGGAACTGGCCCGCGCGGCCCGCCCGGGGGCACGCCTGCTGCTGGCCGGCCTGCTGGAGCGCCAGGCCGACGAGGTCATGGCGGCCTACGCGGACGCCTTCGACATCGGGATCGAGGACACCCGCGAGGGCTGGGCCCTGCTCAGCGGGCGCCGGCGCTAG
- the aroQ gene encoding type II 3-dehydroquinate dehydratase: MPSILLLNGPNLNLLGQREPERYGHHTLADIEADLTAHAQAAGETLACFQSNHEGELIDRIHAARSEGVRRILINPGGLTHTSVSLRDALLGVDIPFYEIHISNIHAREAFRHTSRLADVAAGTLSGFGVIGYRMALDAAIAALKES, from the coding sequence ATGCCTTCTATCCTGCTACTCAACGGCCCCAACCTGAACCTGCTGGGACAGCGGGAGCCGGAGCGGTACGGGCACCATACGCTGGCGGACATCGAGGCCGACCTGACTGCGCACGCCCAGGCCGCCGGGGAAACCCTGGCCTGTTTTCAGAGCAACCACGAGGGCGAGCTGATCGACCGCATCCATGCGGCACGCAGCGAGGGCGTACGCCGCATCCTGATCAACCCGGGCGGCCTGACGCACACCAGCGTAAGCCTGCGCGACGCCCTGCTGGGCGTCGACATTCCGTTTTACGAGATTCACATCAGCAACATCCACGCGCGCGAGGCGTTTCGTCATACTTCGCGCCTGGCCGATGTCGCCGCCGGCACCCTGAGCGGGTTCGGCGTCATCGGCTACCGGATGGCACTGGACGCGGCAATCGCGGCCCTCAAGGAGTCATAG
- the accB gene encoding acetyl-CoA carboxylase biotin carboxyl carrier protein, which yields MDIRKVKKLIDLLDESGIHEIEIHEGEESVRITRSPSGSAVAAAPAAMPAPAPAAAPAAPAGEAAAPAAPEVDGHPVTAPMVGTFYRAPSPGAKPFVEVGQTVEVGETLCIIEAMKMLNPIEADQAGTIRDILVENGNPVEYGQPLFIIG from the coding sequence ATGGATATTCGCAAGGTCAAGAAACTGATCGATCTGCTCGACGAGAGCGGCATCCACGAGATCGAGATCCACGAAGGCGAGGAATCGGTGCGCATCACCCGTTCGCCGAGCGGCTCCGCCGTGGCCGCCGCCCCGGCAGCGATGCCCGCCCCGGCACCGGCCGCCGCCCCGGCCGCCCCGGCGGGCGAGGCCGCGGCACCGGCGGCGCCGGAAGTGGACGGCCACCCGGTCACCGCGCCGATGGTCGGCACCTTCTACCGTGCCCCGAGTCCCGGCGCGAAGCCCTTTGTCGAGGTCGGCCAGACGGTAGAGGTCGGCGAGACGCTGTGCATCATCGAGGCGATGAAGATGCTCAACCCCATCGAGGCGGACCAGGCCGGCACCATCCGCGACATCCTGGTCGAGAACGGCAACCCGGTGGAATACGGCCAGCCCCTGTTCATCATCGGCTGA
- the accC gene encoding acetyl-CoA carboxylase biotin carboxylase subunit has product MFEKILIANRGEIALRVLRTCREMGIATVAVHSSADRDLKHVRLADESVCIGPAASGESYLNIPALIAAAEVTDAGAIHPGYGFLSENADFAERVESSGFAFIGPRAETIRLMGDKVSAKQAMQDAGVPCVPGSGGALTDDADTNMALAREIGYPVIIKAAAGGGGRGMRVVHTEGALLHSISLTRSEAQQGFGNDTLYMEKYLEHPRHVEFQILSDSHGNAICLGERDCSMQRRHQKVIEEAPAPGITDEQRQAMSERLVRACQEIGYRGAGTFEFLYENGEFYFIEMNTRLQVEHTVTEQVTGIDLVREQILIAAGEPLSLTQDQVEIRGHAIECRINAENPATFIPSPGTIQQYHAPGGLGIRMDTHIYNGYAVPPYYDSMIGKLIAHGFDRKIAIARMRGALGEIVIDGIETNIALHSELMNDANFQNGGTDIHYLEKKLKSLT; this is encoded by the coding sequence ATGTTTGAAAAGATTCTGATCGCCAACCGCGGCGAGATCGCCCTGCGGGTCCTGCGCACCTGCCGCGAGATGGGCATTGCGACGGTCGCGGTGCACTCCAGCGCCGACCGCGACCTGAAGCACGTGCGCCTGGCCGACGAGTCGGTCTGCATCGGGCCGGCCGCCTCCGGCGAGAGCTACCTGAACATCCCCGCGCTGATCGCCGCGGCCGAGGTCACCGATGCCGGCGCGATCCACCCCGGCTACGGTTTCCTGTCGGAGAACGCGGACTTCGCCGAGCGCGTGGAGTCCTCGGGCTTTGCCTTTATCGGCCCGCGCGCCGAGACGATTCGCCTGATGGGCGACAAGGTCTCAGCCAAGCAGGCGATGCAGGATGCCGGCGTCCCCTGTGTGCCCGGCTCCGGCGGCGCGCTGACCGACGACGCCGACACCAACATGGCGCTGGCCCGCGAGATTGGCTACCCGGTGATCATCAAGGCCGCCGCGGGCGGCGGTGGCCGCGGCATGCGCGTGGTGCACACCGAGGGCGCGCTGCTGCATTCGATCTCGCTGACCCGCAGCGAGGCCCAGCAGGGGTTCGGCAACGACACCCTGTACATGGAGAAGTACCTCGAGCACCCGCGCCACGTGGAGTTCCAGATCCTCTCCGACAGCCACGGCAACGCCATCTGCCTGGGCGAGCGCGACTGCTCGATGCAGCGCCGCCACCAGAAGGTGATCGAGGAGGCCCCGGCACCGGGCATCACCGACGAACAGCGTCAGGCCATGAGCGAGCGGCTGGTGCGGGCCTGCCAGGAGATCGGCTACCGCGGCGCCGGGACCTTCGAGTTCCTGTACGAGAACGGCGAGTTCTACTTCATCGAGATGAACACCCGGCTGCAGGTCGAGCACACGGTGACCGAGCAGGTCACCGGTATCGACCTGGTGCGCGAACAGATTCTCATCGCGGCGGGCGAACCGCTGTCCCTGACCCAGGATCAGGTGGAGATCCGCGGGCACGCGATCGAGTGCCGCATCAACGCCGAGAACCCGGCCACGTTCATCCCCAGCCCGGGCACCATCCAGCAGTATCACGCCCCGGGCGGGCTCGGCATCCGCATGGACACCCACATCTACAACGGCTACGCGGTGCCGCCCTACTACGACTCGATGATCGGCAAGCTGATCGCCCACGGGTTTGACCGCAAGATCGCAATCGCCCGCATGCGCGGCGCGCTCGGCGAGATCGTGATCGACGGGATCGAGACCAACATCGCCCTGCACAGCGAGCTGATGAATGATGCGAACTTCCAGAACGGTGGGACCGATATCCACTACCTGGAGAAGAAGCTGAAGTCGCTGACCTGA
- a CDS encoding DEAD/DEAH box helicase gives MPVTPFRPATDTWFGEAFGQATAIQSRGWPAIRAGHHCLLIAPTGSGKTLAAFLSAIDRLTGEPAPDARRGYSVLYISPLKALATDIERNLRAPLTGIAQTAARLGDDAPREPVVHIRTGDTPQAERRAQAREPGDILVTTPESLYLLLGSKAAENLESVHTVIIDEVHALAGNKRGAHLALSLERLAERCDKDPQRIGLSATVHPVEVARGFLGGDREVEVIDAAEPPRLDLEILAPEEPPAAHAAPTVEGPDTTTPSSGPIPSGSILGAVYSQGTGQLPAAGGDRAARLEPRLLAAILEHRSTIVFVNSRGLCERLVQRINEAWREQQPEDAEPVEDLVAAHHGSVSHERRAEIEGRLKTGRLRGIVATSSLELGIDMGAVDLVIMVESPGAVARGLQRAGRAGHGVGQVSRSLLLPRFRGDLLECAVIGERMQAGALEPIHAPHNPLDVLAQQIVAMVCERPRTVDELHALVRRAAPWRELSRPLLEATLDMLSGHYPSTDFADLRPWLAWDRARDELTPRRGAALAARLNAGTIPDRGLYGVHVGEGGPRIGELDEEMVFELKTGENVTLGASTWHVEAITRDRVLVSPAPGEVGKLPFWHGDGPGRPIQLGQAIGAATERLARMGRAERTTWLREHAPLSEAAVETLSDYIDEQREATRQLPSDQRIVVERFRDEVGDWRVCILTPFGARVHAPWALALQSALTSRSGFEVQVMYTDDGIVLRLADSEDLPDLDSLFPDPEELEEAVTRELGNSTLFASAFRENAARALLLVRNRPGQRTPLWAQRLKSQQLLASVREYASFPVVLETYRQVLADVFDLDALRQILRGVQERRIRVHEVETPQASPFARSLVFAYVAAYIYEQDAPMAERKAQALTLDRGMLAELLGQAELRELIDPEALAELEAELAHATEATRVPDADALHDLLRRRGDLSPDEVAAACAEAPGPWLEQLARSLRAVEVRIAGESRWIAAEDAALYRDALGVVPPPGLPAAFLEPPQRPLEQLLRRYARTHGPFRNEDLGARYGLAPGALLPALESLERAGVLLRGEIRPQGTGEDWCELDILRRLKRRTLARLRDEAAAVDARALGRFLPAWQGLTEPGRGAGALRDTLTQLEGIALPWSAWTAHVLPMRVRDFSLDALDRITASGEFVWVGSGALGQRDGRLRFLRREQAMVLLEPEAGAADTPASDDPLAQAILEALDRRGACFYLELERAARTAQPDARQDAIETAIWDLVWAGQITNDTFAPLRSLGQRRTSARGRRRPGQGLAGGRWSRVAELIDPGVSLTERAREQAENLLARYGVVSREMARAEGLPGGFGRVYPVYRAMEDAGKLRRGHFVEGLTGAQFARAGAVDRLRALERAADDTPEPQWLASVDPASPWGQLLPWPQPPEAAEGRLRRVAGALVALAGGQPLLYLAASGRQLFVWETIPGIDTAEEHAALVTEAIRQLAGSRWLPKRRGVTIESINGEPARQSPFAAALRAGGALGEVRGLRLEPPAGRR, from the coding sequence ATGCCGGTCACGCCCTTTCGCCCCGCGACCGATACCTGGTTCGGCGAGGCCTTCGGGCAGGCGACCGCGATCCAGTCGCGCGGCTGGCCCGCGATCCGGGCCGGCCATCACTGCCTGCTGATCGCCCCCACCGGCAGCGGCAAGACCCTCGCCGCCTTCCTCAGCGCCATTGATCGCCTGACCGGCGAGCCCGCCCCGGATGCCCGTCGCGGCTACTCGGTGCTCTACATCTCGCCGCTGAAGGCGCTGGCCACCGACATCGAACGCAACCTGCGCGCCCCGCTGACCGGGATCGCGCAGACCGCCGCGCGCTTGGGCGATGATGCCCCGCGCGAGCCAGTGGTCCATATCCGCACCGGCGACACCCCGCAGGCCGAGCGCCGCGCTCAGGCGCGCGAACCCGGCGATATCCTGGTGACCACGCCGGAGTCGCTGTACCTGCTGCTGGGCTCGAAGGCCGCCGAGAACCTCGAATCCGTCCACACGGTGATCATCGACGAGGTGCACGCGCTGGCCGGCAACAAGCGCGGCGCCCATCTCGCCCTGTCGCTGGAACGCCTGGCCGAGCGCTGCGACAAGGACCCGCAGCGCATCGGGCTGTCCGCCACCGTGCACCCGGTGGAGGTGGCGCGCGGCTTCCTCGGCGGCGACCGCGAGGTGGAGGTGATCGACGCCGCCGAGCCCCCGCGCCTGGACCTGGAGATCCTCGCCCCCGAGGAGCCGCCCGCCGCGCACGCAGCGCCGACCGTCGAGGGCCCGGATACGACGACCCCCTCGTCCGGCCCGATCCCGTCCGGCTCCATCCTCGGCGCGGTGTACAGCCAGGGCACCGGGCAGCTCCCCGCCGCTGGCGGCGACCGCGCCGCACGCCTGGAGCCGCGCCTGCTGGCCGCGATCCTGGAGCACCGCTCCACCATCGTGTTCGTGAACAGCCGCGGGCTGTGCGAGCGTCTGGTCCAGCGCATCAACGAGGCCTGGCGCGAGCAGCAGCCGGAGGATGCCGAACCGGTGGAGGATCTGGTCGCCGCTCACCACGGCAGCGTGTCCCACGAGCGCCGCGCCGAGATCGAGGGCCGGCTGAAGACCGGGCGCCTGCGCGGCATCGTCGCGACCAGCTCGCTGGAACTGGGCATCGACATGGGCGCGGTGGACCTGGTGATCATGGTCGAATCCCCCGGCGCGGTCGCGCGCGGGCTGCAGCGCGCCGGGCGTGCCGGGCACGGCGTGGGCCAGGTCTCGCGCTCGCTGCTGCTGCCACGCTTTCGCGGCGACCTGCTCGAATGCGCGGTGATCGGCGAGCGCATGCAGGCCGGCGCGCTGGAACCGATCCACGCCCCGCACAACCCGCTGGACGTACTCGCCCAGCAGATCGTCGCGATGGTCTGCGAACGCCCGCGCACGGTGGACGAGCTGCACGCGCTGGTCCGCCGCGCCGCGCCCTGGCGCGAGCTGTCGCGCCCGTTGCTCGAGGCCACGCTGGACATGCTCTCCGGCCATTACCCGAGCACCGACTTCGCCGACCTGCGCCCCTGGCTCGCCTGGGACCGCGCCCGCGACGAGCTGACCCCGCGCCGGGGGGCGGCACTTGCCGCGCGACTGAACGCCGGGACCATCCCCGACCGCGGGCTGTACGGCGTGCATGTCGGCGAGGGCGGGCCGCGCATCGGCGAACTGGACGAGGAGATGGTGTTCGAGCTGAAGACCGGCGAGAACGTGACCCTGGGTGCCAGCACCTGGCACGTGGAGGCGATTACCCGCGACCGCGTGCTGGTCTCCCCCGCCCCCGGCGAGGTCGGCAAGCTGCCGTTCTGGCATGGCGACGGCCCCGGCCGCCCGATCCAGCTCGGCCAGGCCATCGGCGCCGCGACCGAGCGGCTGGCCCGCATGGGCCGCGCCGAACGCACGACCTGGCTCAGGGAACACGCGCCACTGTCGGAGGCGGCGGTCGAGACCCTCAGCGACTACATCGACGAGCAGCGCGAGGCCACCAGACAGCTGCCCTCCGACCAGCGCATCGTGGTCGAACGCTTCCGCGACGAGGTCGGCGACTGGCGCGTCTGCATCCTGACCCCGTTTGGCGCGCGCGTGCACGCCCCCTGGGCGCTGGCCCTGCAGAGCGCGCTGACCAGCCGCTCCGGCTTCGAGGTGCAGGTGATGTACACCGACGACGGCATCGTGCTGCGCCTGGCCGACAGCGAGGACCTGCCCGATCTGGACAGCCTGTTCCCCGACCCGGAGGAGCTGGAGGAGGCGGTCACCCGCGAGCTGGGCAACTCCACGCTGTTCGCCAGCGCCTTTCGCGAGAACGCGGCACGCGCCCTGCTGCTGGTACGCAACCGCCCCGGCCAGCGCACCCCGCTGTGGGCGCAGCGCCTGAAGTCGCAGCAGCTGCTGGCCTCGGTGCGCGAGTACGCGAGCTTCCCGGTGGTGCTGGAGACCTACCGCCAGGTGCTGGCCGACGTGTTCGACCTGGACGCCCTGCGCCAGATCCTGCGCGGCGTGCAGGAACGCCGCATCCGCGTGCACGAGGTGGAGACGCCGCAGGCCTCCCCGTTCGCCCGCAGCCTGGTGTTCGCCTATGTCGCGGCCTACATCTACGAGCAGGACGCGCCGATGGCCGAGCGCAAGGCCCAGGCGCTCACGCTCGACCGCGGCATGCTGGCCGAACTGCTGGGCCAGGCCGAGCTGCGCGAACTGATCGACCCCGAGGCCCTAGCCGAGCTGGAGGCCGAGCTGGCGCACGCCACCGAGGCGACCCGGGTGCCGGACGCCGACGCCCTGCACGACCTGCTGCGCCGGCGCGGGGACCTGAGCCCGGACGAAGTGGCGGCCGCCTGTGCCGAGGCACCGGGGCCGTGGCTGGAACAGCTCGCCCGGTCCCTGCGCGCGGTGGAGGTGCGCATCGCCGGCGAGTCGCGCTGGATCGCGGCCGAGGACGCCGCGCTCTACCGCGATGCCCTCGGCGTGGTGCCCCCGCCCGGCCTGCCCGCCGCCTTCCTGGAACCGCCGCAGCGCCCGCTGGAACAGCTGCTGCGCCGCTACGCCCGTACCCACGGACCTTTCCGCAACGAGGACCTGGGCGCTCGCTACGGCCTCGCGCCGGGCGCACTGCTGCCGGCGCTCGAGAGCCTGGAGCGCGCCGGCGTACTGCTGCGCGGCGAGATCCGCCCGCAGGGCACCGGCGAGGACTGGTGCGAACTGGACATCCTGCGGCGGCTGAAGCGCCGCACCCTGGCGCGGCTGCGCGACGAGGCGGCGGCGGTGGACGCCCGCGCACTGGGCCGCTTCCTGCCGGCCTGGCAGGGTCTGACCGAACCCGGACGCGGGGCCGGCGCCCTGCGCGACACGCTGACGCAACTGGAGGGCATCGCCCTGCCCTGGTCCGCCTGGACCGCCCACGTACTGCCGATGCGGGTGCGCGACTTCTCGCTGGATGCGCTCGACCGCATCACCGCCTCCGGGGAGTTCGTCTGGGTGGGCAGTGGTGCGCTGGGCCAGCGCGACGGGCGCCTCCGCTTCCTGCGCCGCGAACAGGCGATGGTGCTGCTGGAACCGGAGGCCGGTGCCGCGGATACCCCCGCCAGCGACGACCCGCTGGCGCAGGCGATCCTGGAGGCCCTGGACCGGCGCGGCGCCTGCTTCTACCTGGAGCTGGAACGCGCAGCCCGGACGGCGCAGCCGGACGCCCGCCAGGACGCGATCGAAACCGCGATCTGGGACCTGGTCTGGGCCGGGCAGATCACCAACGACACCTTCGCGCCGCTGCGCAGCCTCGGTCAGCGCCGGACCTCCGCGCGCGGCCGGCGACGCCCGGGACAGGGTCTGGCGGGCGGGCGCTGGTCACGGGTCGCCGAGCTGATCGACCCCGGCGTGTCGCTGACCGAACGCGCCCGCGAACAGGCCGAGAACCTGCTGGCCCGGTACGGCGTGGTCAGCCGCGAGATGGCCCGCGCCGAGGGCCTGCCGGGCGGCTTCGGGCGCGTGTATCCCGTCTACCGCGCGATGGAGGACGCCGGCAAGCTGCGCCGTGGCCACTTCGTCGAGGGCCTGACCGGCGCTCAGTTCGCCCGCGCCGGCGCAGTGGACCGCCTGCGCGCCCTGGAACGCGCGGCCGACGACACCCCCGAGCCGCAGTGGCTGGCGAGCGTCGACCCGGCCAGCCCCTGGGGCCAGCTCCTGCCCTGGCCGCAGCCGCCGGAAGCGGCCGAGGGCCGCCTGCGCCGCGTGGCCGGGGCGCTGGTCGCGCTGGCCGGCGGCCAGCCGCTGCTGTACCTGGCCGCCTCCGGTCGCCAGCTGTTCGTCTGGGAGACCATCCCCGGCATCGACACCGCGGAGGAGCACGCCGCCCTCGTCACCGAGGCCATCCGCCAGCTCGCCGGGAGCCGCTGGCTGCCGAAGCGCCGCGGCGTCACCATCGAGAGCATCAACGGCGAACCGGCGCGCCAGTCCCCGTTCGCCGCCGCCCTGCGTGCCGGCGGCGCCCTGGGCGAGGTCCGCGGCCTGCGCCTGGAGCCACCCGCCGGCCGCCGTTGA
- a CDS encoding addiction module protein has product MKIKDLIDEAESLPVEERALVVDSLLRSLNPPDAGVDRKWAEVSRKRLEEIRSGTVEAIPGEQVFERIWSRFER; this is encoded by the coding sequence ATGAAGATCAAAGACCTTATTGACGAAGCCGAGTCCCTGCCCGTGGAAGAGCGCGCTCTGGTGGTCGATTCCCTCCTGCGCAGCCTGAACCCCCCCGATGCGGGCGTGGACCGCAAATGGGCGGAGGTCTCGCGGAAGCGCCTGGAAGAGATCCGCTCGGGCACAGTCGAAGCGATTCCTGGCGAACAGGTCTTCGAGAGGATATGGAGCCGGTTTGAACGATGA
- a CDS encoding alkaline phosphatase family protein codes for MDLLGQIEASLKPAASHPPLPGVSEHLGPDRHIVLWLIDGFATRYRRHTPLLGADYVTDLETVFPSTTATAITSILTGRTPAQHGLLGWHTRLPSAERTLTVLMGQERDAEDRPATLGYRELTGRVQPDRLVDRLGCHTTMIGPDWIGGTPYNRMMNSSAAFIGFEDLSELPARVAAHVNATPGPHFTYVYWSELDHLGHQYGPESPEVERHLKQLDLAYTATCAQIQRPESVFLTTADHGMRTMERRLDLREHPAVQACLRHRLTGEPRAAIAHVREGRDTDFLTALDAAFGADVAAVPAADWLGPGTLGLPPGHHREHPELRARAGDYLLLPAEDAYLVDPPDDDEGPFFVGAHGGLSPEERHIPLFLRNIGQSR; via the coding sequence ATGGACCTGCTCGGCCAGATCGAGGCCAGCCTGAAACCGGCGGCCAGCCACCCGCCGCTGCCGGGCGTATCCGAGCACCTGGGGCCGGACCGCCACATCGTGCTGTGGCTGATCGACGGCTTTGCCACCCGCTATCGCCGCCATACACCGCTGCTGGGCGCGGACTACGTAACCGACCTCGAGACCGTGTTCCCCAGCACCACGGCCACCGCGATCACCAGCATCCTGACCGGGCGCACGCCCGCGCAGCACGGCCTGCTCGGCTGGCACACCCGCCTGCCGTCCGCCGAACGCACGCTGACGGTACTGATGGGCCAGGAGCGCGACGCCGAGGACCGCCCGGCCACGCTCGGCTACCGCGAGCTGACCGGCCGCGTACAGCCAGACCGCCTGGTCGACCGGCTCGGCTGCCACACCACCATGATCGGCCCGGACTGGATCGGCGGCACCCCGTACAACCGCATGATGAACAGCTCCGCCGCGTTCATCGGCTTCGAGGACCTGTCCGAACTGCCGGCGCGGGTGGCCGCGCATGTGAACGCGACCCCGGGGCCGCATTTCACCTACGTCTACTGGTCGGAGCTCGACCACCTGGGCCACCAATACGGCCCGGAAAGCCCGGAGGTGGAGCGCCACCTGAAGCAGCTGGACCTGGCCTACACCGCGACCTGCGCGCAGATCCAGCGCCCGGAAAGCGTGTTCCTGACCACCGCCGACCACGGCATGCGTACCATGGAACGCCGCCTGGACCTGCGCGAGCACCCGGCGGTGCAGGCCTGCCTGCGCCACCGCCTGACCGGCGAGCCACGTGCCGCCATCGCCCATGTGCGCGAAGGACGCGACACGGACTTCCTGACGGCCCTGGACGCCGCCTTCGGCGCGGACGTAGCCGCAGTCCCCGCCGCTGACTGGCTGGGGCCCGGCACGCTGGGCCTGCCGCCGGGGCATCACCGGGAGCACCCCGAGCTGCGGGCACGCGCCGGCGACTACCTGCTGCTGCCCGCGGAGGACGCCTACCTGGTGGACCCACCGGACGACGACGAGGGGCCGTTCTTCGTCGGCGCCCACGGCGGCCTGTCGCCGGAAGAGCGGCATATTCCCCTGTTTCTTCGGAATATCGGCCAGTCGCGGTAA
- a CDS encoding type II toxin-antitoxin system RelE/ParE family toxin — MSFRFHPEAEQELTEAVQYYEEIEPGLGNDFAVEVFAAVQRAIAYPRAWTVLEGEVRRSFVKRFPYGVLYAEEDGGILILAVMHLHRHPDYWKERTREG, encoded by the coding sequence ATGAGTTTTCGCTTTCACCCGGAAGCGGAGCAAGAACTCACCGAGGCCGTTCAGTACTACGAAGAAATCGAGCCCGGCCTCGGGAACGATTTTGCAGTTGAAGTGTTTGCAGCGGTGCAACGCGCCATCGCCTACCCGCGTGCCTGGACCGTTCTGGAGGGCGAAGTGCGGCGCTCATTCGTGAAGCGGTTTCCGTATGGGGTTCTCTACGCAGAAGAGGACGGGGGCATCCTGATTCTCGCGGTCATGCACCTGCATCGCCACCCGGATTACTGGAAGGAACGCACACGGGAAGGCTGA